In Altererythrobacter rubellus, the following are encoded in one genomic region:
- a CDS encoding NADH:ubiquinone oxidoreductase subunit NDUFA12, translating into MGIFDKIFTWWDGATIGTMLYTARKGEHVGTDAQGNKYYRSKSQQGQQERRWVIYDGNNDASRVPAEWHGWLHGAFGDVPESYLPPPKIWEADYTPNATGTAAAYRPQGALERGGKRAKATGDYEAWSPEG; encoded by the coding sequence ATGGGAATCTTCGACAAAATATTCACCTGGTGGGATGGCGCGACCATTGGCACCATGCTCTACACCGCTCGCAAGGGCGAGCATGTCGGCACGGATGCGCAAGGTAACAAATATTACCGCTCCAAATCCCAGCAGGGTCAGCAAGAGCGCCGCTGGGTGATCTATGATGGCAATAATGATGCAAGCCGCGTGCCGGCTGAATGGCACGGCTGGCTTCACGGTGCGTTTGGCGATGTCCCTGAAAGCTATTTGCCGCCGCCCAAGATTTGGGAAGCTGATTACACGCCCAATGCGACGGGAACGGCCGCTGCCTATCGCCCGCAAGGGGCGCTGGAGCGCGGCGGAAAACGCGCCAAGGCTACAGGCGATTATGAGGCATGGAGCCCGGAAGGCTGA
- the rplA gene encoding 50S ribosomal protein L1: MAKLTKKQKTFATLDSEKLYTFDEAIKTLREHKAKFDETVEVAMNLGVDPRHADQMVRGMVSLPSGTGKDVKVAVFAKGENADKAMAAGADKVGAEDLMEDMQAGNLDYDRVIASPDMMGVVGRLGKVLGPKGLMPNPKLGTVTPNVEQAVKDAKGGQVEFRVEKMGIIHSGIGKLSFKDEDLKANFEALTQAVVKAKPSGSKGKYVRKISLTSTMGPGLKIDAAEVEGA; this comes from the coding sequence ATGGCAAAGCTGACAAAGAAGCAAAAGACGTTCGCTACGCTCGATAGCGAGAAGCTGTACACCTTTGACGAAGCAATCAAGACGCTGCGTGAGCACAAGGCGAAGTTCGACGAAACCGTTGAAGTTGCGATGAACCTGGGCGTTGACCCGCGTCACGCTGACCAGATGGTTCGCGGCATGGTGTCACTGCCATCGGGCACAGGCAAGGACGTGAAGGTCGCTGTTTTCGCCAAGGGTGAGAATGCGGACAAGGCAATGGCTGCTGGCGCTGACAAGGTTGGCGCAGAAGACCTGATGGAAGACATGCAGGCCGGCAACCTTGATTATGACCGCGTGATTGCGTCACCTGACATGATGGGCGTTGTGGGCCGCTTGGGCAAGGTTCTGGGTCCAAAGGGCCTGATGCCAAACCCGAAGCTGGGCACGGTTACACCGAACGTCGAGCAGGCCGTTAAGGACGCCAAGGGCGGCCAGGTCGAGTTTCGTGTTGAGAAGATGGGTATCATTCATTCGGGCATCGGCAAGCTGTCTTTCAAGGATGAAGACCTCAAAGCCAACTTCGAAGCTCTGACACAGGCTGTGGTCAAGGCAAAGCCGTCGGGCTCGAAGGGCAAATACGTCCGGAAGATCTCGCTGACCTCGACTATGGGCCCAGGCCTGAAGATCGACGCAGCAGAGGTTGAGGGCGCCTGA
- a CDS encoding alanine/glycine:cation symporter family protein yields MAVADTAGVSMIDRVTNVSDFIWGGTWNGELVPWLSVGGQPIPPMTIILLGIGLYIMIGLKFYPIRQLGSAFKGLFAGRKGEGDGEISPFAALSTALSGQVGTGNLAGVATAIALGGPGAIFWMWVTALVGMALAFAEGSLAIRYRETTSDGVKRGGPMSYIMMGLGPKWTWLAILFCLGTLFSAMVTGNSIQANAVADGLNELFGIEEWLGGLIVAIAVFVVIIGGIKSIGNVAEKVIPFMAGAYIVMAVIALILNASDIPATFGLIFHGAFNPQAATGGFVGAAIALAIRAGVARGLFSNEAGQGSTPIAHAVAQTNDPQQQGRMAMLGTFIDTIVICTMTALVILTVQGDFTGNGEAVAHAWNSDLQGFAMTSGAFAAAFPVEIFSIPIGTLIASTALILFVFTTLLTWSYYGERAITFIYDRVPGSTRGGEKILHIIWRVLWCVVIYVGSTQDLTLVWRLGDISNAAMALPNLLALALLSGVVFKLAQGDKTAGTDFHA; encoded by the coding sequence ATGGCAGTAGCAGATACAGCGGGGGTCAGCATGATCGACCGCGTGACCAACGTTTCCGATTTCATCTGGGGCGGGACATGGAACGGAGAGCTGGTTCCATGGCTATCCGTTGGCGGACAACCAATCCCGCCGATGACAATCATCTTGCTGGGCATTGGCCTGTACATCATGATCGGACTGAAATTCTATCCGATCCGCCAGTTAGGCAGCGCTTTCAAGGGCTTGTTTGCTGGCCGTAAAGGCGAAGGTGATGGTGAAATTTCACCGTTCGCAGCGCTTTCGACCGCGCTTTCCGGCCAAGTGGGCACAGGCAACCTGGCCGGTGTTGCCACTGCGATTGCTCTGGGCGGACCCGGCGCGATCTTCTGGATGTGGGTGACGGCACTGGTTGGCATGGCGCTCGCCTTTGCAGAGGGTTCGCTGGCCATTCGCTATCGTGAAACCACGTCGGATGGTGTGAAACGCGGCGGCCCGATGAGCTATATCATGATGGGCTTGGGGCCGAAATGGACGTGGCTCGCGATCCTGTTCTGCCTCGGCACGCTGTTCAGTGCGATGGTGACGGGCAATTCGATTCAGGCAAACGCGGTCGCTGACGGTCTCAACGAGCTGTTCGGCATCGAAGAATGGCTAGGCGGTCTGATCGTCGCGATTGCCGTCTTTGTCGTGATTATCGGCGGCATCAAGTCGATCGGCAATGTGGCGGAGAAAGTGATCCCGTTCATGGCTGGTGCGTATATTGTGATGGCGGTGATCGCGCTGATCCTGAACGCGTCAGATATTCCGGCCACTTTCGGCCTGATCTTCCACGGGGCGTTCAATCCGCAAGCAGCGACCGGCGGCTTTGTCGGTGCAGCGATTGCGCTGGCAATCCGGGCCGGTGTGGCACGCGGACTGTTCTCGAACGAGGCAGGTCAAGGTTCGACACCAATCGCGCACGCAGTCGCGCAAACCAATGATCCGCAGCAACAGGGCCGCATGGCTATGCTGGGCACGTTTATCGATACGATCGTGATCTGCACCATGACGGCTCTGGTGATCCTGACTGTGCAGGGTGACTTCACCGGCAATGGCGAAGCGGTTGCCCATGCGTGGAATTCGGACTTACAAGGTTTTGCGATGACGAGCGGCGCGTTTGCAGCGGCATTCCCGGTCGAGATTTTCAGCATTCCGATCGGAACGCTGATCGCATCAACCGCACTGATCCTGTTCGTGTTCACGACTTTGCTGACCTGGAGTTACTACGGCGAGCGTGCGATCACCTTCATTTATGACCGTGTCCCGGGATCGACCCGCGGTGGTGAGAAGATCCTGCACATCATCTGGCGGGTGCTGTGGTGCGTGGTGATCTATGTGGGTTCGACGCAGGATCTGACGCTTGTCTGGCGCTTGGGCGACATCTCCAACGCGGCGATGGCTCTGCCGAACTTGCTCGCTCTCGCGCTGCTATCAGGCGTGGTCTTCAAGCTGGCACAGGGTGATAAGACCGCCGGCACAGATTTCCATGCCTAA
- the secE gene encoding preprotein translocase subunit SecE, with the protein MAEEKKSKTSPAEFVNQVRSETSKVVWPTREETIRTAIFVFIMMVILSLFFLGVDTVFNAVVQWLLSLA; encoded by the coding sequence ATGGCCGAAGAGAAAAAGAGCAAGACATCACCGGCTGAATTTGTGAACCAGGTTCGCAGCGAAACTAGCAAGGTAGTGTGGCCGACCCGTGAGGAGACGATCCGCACGGCGATTTTCGTGTTCATTATGATGGTGATTTTGTCGCTGTTTTTCCTCGGTGTCGACACGGTTTTCAACGCAGTCGTGCAATGGCTGCTCTCGCTCGCTTAA
- the nusG gene encoding transcription termination/antitermination protein NusG, with amino-acid sequence MARWYIIHAYSGFENKVRDAILHEAERLGLAEAVEDVQVPTETVTEVKRGKKVQVERKFMPGYVLAKLKMTDDVYHLVKNTPKVTGFLGSGAKPQPISEKEAARYFGGVEEAKAAPKQQISVDYEIGDQVKVLDGPFASFNGTVEELDFDKQKVKVSVSIFGRATPVELEFEQVELVK; translated from the coding sequence ATGGCCCGCTGGTATATCATTCACGCCTATTCCGGTTTCGAGAACAAGGTTCGCGACGCGATTCTGCATGAAGCAGAGCGTCTCGGCTTGGCCGAAGCGGTTGAGGACGTCCAGGTTCCGACTGAAACGGTGACAGAGGTCAAGCGGGGCAAGAAAGTACAGGTCGAACGCAAGTTCATGCCTGGATACGTTCTTGCGAAGCTGAAGATGACCGATGATGTCTATCACCTGGTCAAGAACACGCCCAAGGTAACCGGCTTCCTGGGTTCGGGTGCAAAGCCGCAGCCGATCAGCGAGAAAGAGGCTGCGCGTTACTTCGGCGGCGTCGAAGAAGCGAAAGCTGCTCCGAAACAACAGATCAGCGTCGATTATGAGATTGGCGATCAGGTCAAAGTGCTCGACGGTCCGTTTGCAAGCTTCAACGGCACAGTCGAGGAACTCGATTTCGACAAGCAGAAGGTCAAGGTTTCGGTTTCGATCTTTGGTCGCGCAACCCCGGTTGAGCTGGAGTTCGAACAGGTCGAACTGGTCAAGTAA
- a CDS encoding TIGR00341 family protein: MNGTPEPKPVSPEIKASEATSSVSNFGRVIFSWRRWWLQDVVGTVDQASVIEKRRDDCGLTERYLFMTAMSGGIAILGLLLSSPAVVIGAMLLSPLMGPIMGLGFALAIWDYDWIKQSARSLAWGTVMAVLLCALLVFASPIQTITTEIAARTKPNIFDLFVAFFSALAGAYAMIRGREGTIVGVAIATALMPPLAVVGFGLATWNGTVFWGALLLYITNLITIALTALVMARLYGFRTALSGKQTVFQNFAVVGVFVVLAIPLILSLQSIAFETNAQRQVRAELLDNFDPRSRLGQVDINFDTEPVQVDATVFTPQLEADAEVDSERALTRILGRPVDLSLNQVQSGRSAAAAQQAELSATRAREEEAAQLRAEQLAERLSLVAGVSEEELTIDRQRRRAIVRARPLDGATLATYRELELRIAATEPNWTIELTPPRLPLPAVTFVDGAPDQAGVQSVQLIVWAARRLNMPVSITGQADEVEAIEAMLTAAGLTVESNVRRRAGTLQASWGGIAE, encoded by the coding sequence TTGAACGGTACACCTGAGCCAAAGCCGGTTTCGCCTGAAATCAAGGCCAGCGAAGCAACTTCCAGTGTCTCGAATTTTGGCCGCGTCATATTCAGCTGGCGCCGGTGGTGGCTGCAAGATGTGGTCGGGACCGTCGATCAGGCATCAGTGATCGAAAAGCGCCGCGACGATTGCGGACTGACAGAGCGTTACCTGTTCATGACAGCGATGTCGGGGGGGATCGCGATCCTAGGCCTGCTGCTTTCATCGCCAGCGGTTGTGATCGGCGCAATGCTTCTCTCTCCGCTGATGGGGCCGATCATGGGGTTGGGGTTTGCGTTGGCGATCTGGGACTATGACTGGATCAAGCAATCCGCACGCTCGCTGGCTTGGGGCACAGTAATGGCCGTATTGCTGTGCGCGCTGCTTGTTTTTGCCTCGCCGATCCAGACGATTACGACAGAAATCGCGGCGCGAACCAAGCCCAATATCTTCGATCTCTTCGTGGCATTCTTCTCCGCTCTGGCGGGTGCATATGCGATGATTCGCGGCCGCGAAGGCACGATTGTAGGCGTGGCGATTGCTACCGCCTTGATGCCGCCGCTTGCAGTGGTTGGCTTCGGCCTGGCTACCTGGAACGGAACGGTCTTTTGGGGCGCTTTGCTGCTGTACATCACCAACCTGATTACGATAGCGCTCACAGCCTTGGTGATGGCAAGGCTTTACGGCTTTCGTACCGCTTTGAGCGGCAAACAGACTGTCTTCCAGAACTTCGCCGTCGTCGGTGTCTTTGTGGTTCTCGCAATCCCGCTTATTCTTTCGCTTCAATCGATCGCATTTGAAACCAATGCGCAAAGGCAAGTGCGCGCTGAACTGCTTGATAATTTCGATCCGCGGTCGCGGCTGGGGCAAGTGGATATCAATTTCGACACCGAACCCGTTCAGGTTGATGCGACTGTCTTTACGCCGCAGCTAGAGGCGGATGCCGAGGTTGATTCTGAGCGTGCGTTGACGCGAATCCTTGGTCGCCCGGTCGACCTGTCCCTCAACCAAGTCCAGTCGGGCCGGAGTGCCGCCGCTGCGCAGCAGGCTGAACTGTCCGCGACCCGTGCGCGCGAAGAGGAAGCGGCCCAGCTGCGAGCCGAGCAATTGGCCGAGCGCTTGTCCTTGGTCGCTGGCGTTTCCGAAGAAGAATTGACCATTGACCGTCAGCGGCGCCGGGCGATTGTACGCGCCCGCCCGCTAGATGGTGCAACCCTTGCAACCTATCGCGAGCTCGAGTTGCGTATCGCTGCGACCGAGCCCAATTGGACAATCGAATTGACCCCGCCACGGCTGCCATTGCCTGCGGTCACATTTGTTGATGGAGCTCCCGATCAGGCGGGCGTTCAGTCTGTCCAATTGATTGTATGGGCGGCGCGCCGGCTGAATATGCCGGTTTCGATTACAGGTCAGGCAGACGAAGTCGAAGCGATCGAAGCGATGCTGACCGCCGCCGGATTGACCGTGGAAAGCAATGTTCGGCGACGCGCCGGGACGCTGCAAGCCAGTTGGGGTGGGATTGCCGAATAG
- a CDS encoding fatty acyl-AMP ligase: MTDAALQPTPNDCPLPRRKSDFSTFNEAIDYAARSQKGLNFHDMRGTLERPYPFSEMRDDALVMARQLIAYGIGKEDRVALIAETGPDFAAMFCACVYVGAWPVPLPLPTSFGGKESYIDQLTVQLNSSDPKLLLYPEEIGEMAAAAAERQGCAGEAYEQFKTREAPECELPKADPEDICYLQYSSGSTRFPTGVAVTHRALLHNLYGHSTSMHVGEGDRCVSWLPWYHDMGLVGCFLSLIANQVSCDYLKPDAFARRPLAWLDLISRNKGTTLSYSPTFGYDICARRISSQSHVADRFDLSRWRVAGNGADMIRPDVMQSFVNAFSDAGFKASAFTPSYGLAESVLAVTVMPPGEGIRVELVEEERLSGTPRDLSRPARYRAIVNCGKPVPDMKVEIRGENGAVKGDHQIGKVWCEGPSVMHSYFRNPEATEECLVDCWLDTGDMGYTDKGYLFIVGRAKDMIIINGKNHWPQDIEWAVEQLPGFNHGDIAAFSVEKENGEEAPAVLVHCRVSDPEERVKLRNEIADKVRGVTGMSCVVELVPPRTLPRTSSGKLSRAKAKKLYLAGEIVPLEIAA, encoded by the coding sequence ATGACCGACGCCGCATTGCAGCCGACGCCGAATGATTGTCCTTTGCCACGGCGCAAATCGGACTTTTCGACCTTTAATGAAGCGATCGATTACGCCGCACGGAGCCAAAAGGGGCTCAATTTCCACGATATGCGGGGCACTTTGGAGCGCCCCTATCCTTTTTCCGAAATGCGCGACGACGCATTGGTCATGGCGCGCCAGCTGATCGCCTACGGAATTGGCAAGGAAGACCGCGTTGCCCTGATCGCGGAAACCGGCCCGGATTTCGCAGCCATGTTCTGCGCCTGCGTTTATGTTGGCGCGTGGCCTGTGCCGCTACCCTTGCCTACATCATTTGGTGGCAAGGAAAGCTATATCGATCAGCTGACCGTCCAACTGAACAGCTCGGACCCAAAGCTTCTGCTTTACCCGGAAGAGATCGGCGAGATGGCAGCCGCCGCGGCTGAGCGTCAGGGTTGTGCAGGCGAAGCCTACGAGCAATTCAAGACACGCGAAGCGCCCGAATGCGAACTGCCGAAGGCTGATCCGGAGGACATTTGCTATCTGCAATATTCATCCGGCTCGACCCGTTTCCCGACCGGCGTAGCAGTGACGCACCGCGCACTGCTGCACAATCTGTACGGCCACTCCACCAGCATGCATGTTGGGGAAGGTGACCGCTGCGTCAGCTGGTTGCCGTGGTATCATGACATGGGTCTGGTCGGCTGTTTCCTCTCGCTGATCGCCAACCAGGTCAGCTGCGACTATCTGAAACCTGATGCCTTCGCGCGGCGTCCACTGGCATGGCTCGATCTGATCAGCCGCAATAAGGGCACAACGCTCTCTTACTCGCCAACATTCGGATACGATATCTGCGCGCGCCGCATCTCCAGCCAGAGCCATGTCGCCGACCGGTTTGATCTGTCGCGCTGGCGCGTGGCCGGCAATGGCGCGGACATGATCCGCCCGGATGTCATGCAAAGCTTCGTGAATGCGTTCAGCGACGCAGGCTTCAAGGCCAGCGCCTTTACGCCCAGCTATGGTTTGGCTGAAAGCGTGCTCGCGGTCACTGTCATGCCCCCAGGTGAAGGAATACGCGTCGAACTGGTCGAGGAAGAACGCCTGTCCGGCACTCCGCGCGATCTGTCACGCCCGGCCCGATACCGTGCCATCGTCAATTGCGGCAAACCGGTGCCTGACATGAAAGTCGAGATCCGCGGCGAGAATGGTGCGGTTAAAGGAGATCACCAGATCGGCAAGGTCTGGTGCGAAGGCCCCAGCGTCATGCATTCCTATTTCCGGAATCCGGAAGCGACTGAGGAATGCCTGGTCGATTGTTGGCTCGACACAGGTGACATGGGTTATACCGACAAGGGTTATCTGTTCATTGTCGGGCGCGCCAAGGACATGATCATCATCAATGGTAAAAACCATTGGCCGCAGGATATCGAATGGGCGGTCGAGCAATTGCCCGGATTCAACCATGGCGATATCGCGGCCTTTTCCGTCGAGAAAGAGAATGGCGAAGAAGCACCGGCGGTGCTGGTCCATTGCCGCGTGTCTGACCCTGAAGAACGGGTCAAACTGCGCAATGAGATCGCAGACAAGGTTCGCGGCGTAACCGGCATGAGCTGCGTTGTGGAACTGGTGCCGCCACGCACGCTTCCTCGCACCAGCTCAGGCAAATTGAGTCGCGCGAAGGCTAAGAAGTTGTATCTGGCGGGCGAGATTGTGCCGCTGGAGATTGCTGCCTAA
- the rplK gene encoding 50S ribosomal protein L11, protein MAKKIEGYIKLQVPAGIANPSPPIGPALGQRGVNIMEFCKAFNAATDSLEKGAPIPTTITVYADRSFSFVTKTPPASFLLKKAAKIKSGSGEPNKNKVGKITRSQLKEIAEVKMADLNANDIDQAIKIIEGSAHSMGLDVVEG, encoded by the coding sequence GTGGCCAAGAAGATTGAAGGCTATATCAAGCTGCAAGTGCCCGCGGGCATTGCAAACCCGTCACCCCCGATCGGCCCGGCACTGGGTCAGCGCGGCGTGAACATCATGGAATTCTGCAAGGCGTTCAACGCCGCGACGGACAGCCTCGAAAAAGGCGCGCCGATCCCAACGACGATCACCGTTTATGCAGACCGTTCGTTCAGCTTCGTTACCAAGACACCGCCGGCATCTTTCCTGCTCAAGAAAGCAGCGAAGATCAAATCGGGTTCGGGCGAGCCAAACAAGAACAAGGTTGGCAAGATCACCCGTTCGCAACTGAAGGAAATCGCTGAAGTCAAAATGGCCGACCTCAACGCGAATGACATCGACCAGGCAATCAAGATCATCGAAGGCTCTGCTCATTCGATGGGCCTCGACGTGGTGGAGGGCTAA
- a CDS encoding DUF2155 domain-containing protein, producing MEPGRLIMRVMRLGSVALAALLIAACSQGDVAPEDSVTTQMPARSVQEFAAGDAMDVADGAEIGTPMQERVATLGLLNKRNNSSQDIQIAPGETQTFGAIRITLSACERTAPWEMQRETGAFVQVAVQPRGSDNFERIFSGWLFKESPSLNVVEHPVYDVWVKDCAMSFPGEE from the coding sequence ATGGAGCCCGGAAGGCTGATCATGCGCGTTATGCGCCTTGGATCGGTTGCGCTTGCGGCTTTGTTGATCGCGGCCTGTTCGCAAGGCGACGTCGCTCCTGAAGATTCGGTCACCACTCAGATGCCGGCGCGAAGTGTTCAGGAATTTGCGGCTGGGGACGCGATGGACGTGGCCGACGGGGCGGAAATCGGCACGCCGATGCAAGAACGCGTCGCCACGCTGGGCTTGCTCAATAAACGCAACAATTCGAGCCAGGATATCCAGATCGCGCCAGGCGAAACCCAGACATTTGGCGCTATCCGCATCACTCTGAGCGCGTGCGAGCGTACCGCGCCATGGGAAATGCAGCGCGAAACCGGTGCTTTCGTTCAAGTGGCAGTGCAACCACGCGGTTCGGACAATTTCGAGCGGATTTTCTCAGGCTGGCTATTCAAGGAATCGCCCAGCCTCAACGTCGTCGAACACCCGGTCTATGACGTTTGGGTCAAAGATTGTGCAATGAGCTTTCCAGGCGAAGAGTGA
- the aat gene encoding leucyl/phenylalanyl-tRNA--protein transferase: MHSPFPPPIPAEMLLLAYRSGIFPMADRRDDPEVFWVEPKERAIIPLDRFRASKSLRKLISKDVFRVSVDEAFDEVMNACAQPREDHPESWISERIIASYRQLHRAGHAHSVECWAMEDGTEKLVGGLYGVSFDQVFCGESMFSQRSNASKVALGWLVSLMNAAGYRLLDCQFMTDHLRSMGAVEITQKQYLEALAHCGGSPFTTLPKAHETLLSDAERGHSSPGKLIAQSLTQTS; encoded by the coding sequence ATGCATTCACCGTTTCCTCCACCCATACCAGCCGAGATGTTGCTGCTTGCCTATCGCAGCGGCATTTTCCCCATGGCCGACAGGCGCGATGACCCTGAAGTCTTCTGGGTCGAGCCCAAAGAGCGCGCGATCATACCATTGGACAGGTTTCGTGCGTCGAAAAGCCTGCGTAAACTGATCTCGAAAGATGTGTTCCGCGTCTCAGTCGATGAAGCATTTGACGAAGTTATGAACGCATGCGCGCAGCCGCGCGAGGATCATCCTGAAAGCTGGATCAGCGAGCGGATCATCGCCAGCTATCGTCAGCTTCACCGCGCGGGGCATGCGCATTCGGTTGAGTGCTGGGCAATGGAAGATGGAACAGAGAAGCTGGTCGGTGGGCTGTACGGCGTCAGCTTCGATCAGGTATTCTGCGGCGAAAGCATGTTCAGCCAGCGCAGCAATGCCAGCAAGGTCGCGCTCGGTTGGCTCGTATCGCTGATGAATGCAGCGGGATACAGGCTACTCGACTGCCAGTTTATGACCGATCATTTGCGTTCGATGGGCGCGGTTGAGATCACGCAGAAGCAATATCTGGAAGCGCTGGCGCATTGCGGCGGTTCACCCTTTACAACATTGCCGAAAGCGCACGAAACGCTGCTCAGCGATGCTGAGCGCGGTCACTCTTCGCCTGGAAAGCTCATTGCACAATCTTTGACCCAAACGTCATAG
- a CDS encoding DUF192 domain-containing protein — MTFKWAMLALSACMLIGCSPASEVNVVASPSEAAVAEGEVERHPLSGLQVMDLTVQSGETVHTFRVELADTDEAQSRGLMFRTELGDFEGMLFPSDGPEPRSFWMKNTPLSLDIIFVGTDGRILNIAANTEPYSLLSVSSGGLTSAVFELRAGRSAALGIKPGDKVEYSLPE; from the coding sequence ATGACTTTCAAATGGGCAATGCTGGCGTTGAGTGCGTGCATGCTGATCGGGTGCTCGCCAGCGTCCGAAGTCAATGTTGTGGCCAGCCCCAGCGAAGCCGCTGTTGCAGAAGGCGAGGTCGAGCGTCACCCCTTGTCGGGGCTGCAAGTCATGGATCTGACCGTGCAGTCGGGTGAGACAGTCCATACATTTCGGGTTGAACTGGCCGATACCGATGAAGCGCAAAGCCGGGGTCTGATGTTTCGTACCGAGCTGGGCGATTTTGAAGGGATGCTGTTCCCGTCTGACGGGCCGGAGCCGCGCAGCTTCTGGATGAAGAACACTCCGCTTTCGCTCGACATCATCTTCGTGGGCACCGACGGTCGGATCTTGAATATCGCCGCCAATACGGAGCCCTATTCGCTCCTGTCGGTGTCGTCAGGCGGATTGACGAGCGCGGTATTTGAGCTGCGCGCAGGGCGCTCGGCCGCGCTTGGCATCAAGCCGGGCGATAAAGTGGAATATTCGCTGCCGGAATGA
- a CDS encoding regulatory protein RecX, giving the protein MAVKQTRSSRKTRAATPLDQAKLRDLALTYVARFSTTRAKLVTYLHRKIRERGVEEGADTLDVDAVADRIVELGYIDDAAYAQAKSAGLLRKGYGSRRVEQALRSAGVDETIRSDVAPDESHRRHAAMALASKRGFGPFGRDFDASRGIDLAKREKQIAAMVRAGHDFAAAKAIVDASSMDEAEQWVSEAEDDWT; this is encoded by the coding sequence ATGGCCGTAAAGCAAACCCGCTCATCGCGCAAAACGCGCGCCGCAACGCCGTTGGATCAGGCCAAACTGCGCGATTTGGCGCTTACATATGTCGCGCGATTTTCCACCACTCGAGCCAAACTGGTAACGTATCTGCATCGCAAGATTCGCGAACGCGGAGTGGAAGAGGGGGCTGACACTCTTGATGTCGACGCGGTTGCAGATCGGATCGTCGAGTTGGGCTATATTGACGATGCAGCTTACGCGCAGGCCAAGTCTGCCGGTTTGCTGCGCAAAGGTTATGGGAGCAGGCGCGTGGAACAGGCCCTGCGCTCAGCGGGTGTGGATGAAACTATCCGAAGCGATGTTGCCCCCGATGAAAGCCATCGCCGTCATGCTGCAATGGCCTTGGCCAGCAAACGCGGGTTCGGGCCGTTTGGGCGTGATTTCGATGCGTCTCGTGGAATTGACCTCGCCAAGCGTGAGAAACAGATTGCAGCGATGGTGCGCGCAGGCCATGATTTCGCTGCGGCCAAAGCCATAGTGGATGCATCCAGTATGGACGAAGCAGAGCAATGGGTTTCTGAAGCAGAGGACGATTGGACATGA
- a CDS encoding ion channel yields MTSYTTLGIGDLYPTGALRIISGIEALNGLVMVGWTASLTYLYIEKFWHLAPRRPRDK; encoded by the coding sequence ACCAGCTATACCACGCTTGGGATTGGCGATCTTTATCCCACTGGCGCGCTGAGGATTATCAGCGGGATCGAAGCCTTGAATGGCCTTGTCATGGTTGGCTGGACCGCTTCATTGACATATCTCTACATCGAGAAATTCTGGCATCTTGCCCCGCGCAGGCCGCGCGACAAGTAA